Proteins from a single region of Candidatus Campbellbacteria bacterium:
- a CDS encoding winged helix-turn-helix transcriptional regulator gives MIETKRKILNILKKHPKTRPNELVDYTGLSRSVTQKYLGELVDDGFIVRSGKPPHTFYSADKNISEIIQNDFIYNAPEKGLLFGMDGFKVWADKKMGDIPIERKIRLYERGYEKYTKLKKDFFKFESAKDKLKNNIIIDNLYCIDLHHINIGNEITKISTPYVILPIVKGSGTKEKLKNLVDKYVYPSIERIHSFIKKHKIDAVAFVPPTNTNRPIQIMKLLEKRFKNTDVNTMPILKIKRDFSKFGGIRNEQKHLEGKTRIANARETYLITLEKKTYNRLLLVDDLIYSGSTMNEIARKYKDSKIAKEVWGIGLIGINTKKVIPVRKA, from the coding sequence ATGATTGAAACAAAGAGAAAAATATTAAATATACTTAAAAAACATCCAAAGACAAGACCAAATGAACTGGTGGATTACACGGGACTTAGTCGTTCCGTCACACAGAAATACCTTGGTGAGCTTGTTGATGACGGCTTTATAGTGCGAAGTGGTAAACCACCACACACATTTTATAGTGCCGATAAAAATATTTCAGAAATAATACAAAATGACTTTATCTATAATGCCCCAGAAAAAGGATTACTCTTTGGGATGGACGGATTCAAGGTTTGGGCAGATAAAAAAATGGGGGATATTCCGATAGAAAGGAAAATCCGGTTATATGAAAGGGGGTATGAGAAATACACAAAACTGAAAAAAGATTTTTTTAAGTTTGAATCTGCCAAAGACAAATTAAAAAATAACATAATAATTGATAATCTCTACTGCATAGACCTGCATCATATAAACATTGGTAATGAAATAACAAAAATATCAACCCCATATGTAATACTTCCTATTGTAAAAGGATCTGGAACAAAAGAAAAATTAAAAAATCTTGTTGATAAATATGTGTATCCATCTATTGAACGCATCCATTCGTTTATAAAAAAACACAAGATTGATGCTGTTGCCTTTGTTCCACCAACCAACACAAACCGCCCAATACAGATAATGAAACTCTTGGAAAAGAGATTTAAAAATACAGATGTAAACACAATGCCAATACTTAAAATCAAGAGAGATTTTTCAAAATTTGGAGGAATAAGAAATGAACAAAAGCATTTGGAAGGAAAAACAAGGATAGCCAACGCGCGAGAAACTTACCTTATAACATTGGAAAAGAAAACATATAACAGATTGTTATTAGTGGATGACTTAATATATAGCGGTTCAACGATGAATGAAATCGCACGCAAATATAAAGATAGTAAGATCGCCAAAGAGGTATGGGGAATAGGACTAATCGGCATAAACACCAAAAAAGTAATCCCAGTAAGAAAAGCGTGA
- a CDS encoding helix-turn-helix transcriptional regulator — protein MRTRKEVVGIGKRIKTKREEKGLSLEKLADKANVAFTTMFKLERGEIKNPSVATIMDVAKALCVERDILIGDDVKKLKTITSPKRKLKK, from the coding sequence ATGCGTACTCGTAAAGAAGTTGTCGGTATAGGAAAAAGAATCAAAACCAAAAGAGAGGAAAAGGGCCTTTCTTTGGAAAAATTAGCGGATAAGGCAAATGTTGCTTTTACCACTATGTTCAAATTAGAGAGAGGGGAAATAAAAAATCCATCTGTTGCCACGATAATGGATGTAGCTAAAGCTTTGTGCGTAGAACGGGATATTTTAATTGGGGATGATGTTAAAAAGTTGAAAACGATAACATCTCCAAAAAGAAAATTGAAAAAATAA